The nucleotide window GCTTCCGGTATTCGAAAGAAATTCTGCTTTACCTGATCTTAAATATCTTAACCATCTTCCAAATGAGTACAATAAACAGCGCTGCCAAAATGACGAAAAACGGCCAGCCGATCGTTGTTGCTTCTTCTAAAGCAATCATCATGATGCGGTATACGATGTAGGCGAATAATATATTGATGATGTTACGCATATAATTTAATGTTTGGCGACTATTTCTGTAAAAGACCTCGGCATTGGATTCATTGAAGCGTTCCGGATAGTTGTGCGTTTCAGGGAATTTTTCCAAAATCATTAAAAAGAAATGCATGGCAATCCCGATGCCCGGTAATATTAACAGCTCCCATTTAGAGCCCCACCGGTCGACATTGCCGCTGCCGTCAAAGTGGGCAGGTATTTCTTTAGGCAGTTCGCTCCAGTTCACGAATAGTACAGCGAACATGATTGCCAATGCGATATACCCGATAAGATCCATCAGCCATTCGGATTTCGTTTTCGGAATCTTGATCTTAGGGCGTTTCGTCAAACTCATTTCCATCACCTCTTTTAATTTTTTTACTCAGCACTTTTTATAACAATATTTTGCCAACATCCGCTATACTTGAATTTAATCATCCTCTTGATGGGAGAACTACTTATGCTACTTGACATCATTCAATTTTTACGGGAAATCGACCAGGTCATATTTTATTACATAAAAGAGCTCGGACTGTATATTTATATTTTGCTGTTTGCGGTTGTTTTCACGAAAACGGCCTTTGTAATTTTAACATTTTTACCCGGGGATAGTACGGTGTTCACAAGCGGGACATTGGCAGCGATCGATAAGCTTGATTTTCTGACATTGCTGATCATCTTCATCGTTGCGACAACGCTTGCCGACAGCAGCAACTACCTTATCGGAAAATCGATACGGAAAATTCCGCCGAAGCGCAATCTGTTCATGCGTTTTTTATCAGAGGAAACTACTGAAAAAGCACTGAAATTCCTGGAAGACTACGACCGGATTGCCATTACGTTTTCAAGGTTTGTGCCGTTGATGCGGACAATGACACCGTTTATATGCGGATATTCGGGCTTTTCGTATGGGACATTTTTACGCTATAACTTCATGGGGGCCGTACTTTGGACCGTTGTATGGCTTGGCGGCGGCTTTTTACTCGGAAATATACCATGGGTTGAAGAAAATCTCGTCCTGACACTCACGATTATTTCCATCTTCGTATTTAGCTTCACAGGTTATGCGTACGTTAAACAATTCAAAAAAAAGAAAGCGGTTACTGCCGATTGAAAAAATGGAGCCTATCACGTTCAGATGATAAGCTCCTTTTTTTAGTTTGTCTGATTTTCCTGCTGGTTCATTTCATGCATATATTCGATAATTTCACGGATGCCGTCCAATGAGTGAACGAGAATATTCGGGTCGATACAAGAAATCATGCGGTCTTCCAAATTGGCAACCGCAGTAAAATATTTCGTCTTTTCGTAATTGACAAGCCCCATCTGTTTTAATACGCCTTCTTCAAAGTCGATAATTTCTTTCGCATCGGCAACGACCAATCCGTAATTAATCAACTCTGTCTTCAACACAATGATTTTAGCCGTTTGTGTATTTGTCGGGCGATTGTATAAAATGGTCTGAAAATCGATGATCGGTGTAAGTTCCCCGCGAATTCGCGCAAAGCCGAGCAAGTAGTTCGGCAAATGAGGAATCGGAGTTACGCGCTCCAGCTTTTCAATCGAAACAACCTGCCCAACCGGAACGGCATATTCTTCTGTGCCGCATAAAAATACGACTGCTTTTTCAATGCTCATATTCATACCTCTTATTTCATTGTTTGAACAACGATTTCTTCCAATAAATCAGCCAGTTTTTCCAGTTCTTCCACCGGCATTCTTTCGTTTGTCGTATGAATTTCCTCATAGCCGACCGATAAGTTTACAGTAGGGATTCCGAACCCGGCGATAACGTTTGCATCGCTGCCGCCGCCTGAAATACCAAGCTGCGGTGTGCGATCGATCGCTTCTACCGCCGCTTTCGCAACTTTCACAACCTGATCTTCTTCTGTCGCACGGAAACCTGGGTACATTAACTTTACTTCCACTTCAGCGCGCGCACCCATTTCTTGTGCGACACGTTCAAATGTTTCTTTCATATGGTCCGTTTGGGCATTCAGTTTTGTTTCATCGATCGAACGGGCTTCCGCAAGAATCGATACTTCATCACATACGATATTCGTTGCTTTCCCGCCTTCGAAACGTCCGATATTCGCTGTTGTTTCTTCATCAAGACGGCCTAATTTCATTTGGGCAACCGCTTTTGCTGCAACCGTAATTGCGGAAATCCCCTTTTCAGGTGCAACGCCTGCATGTGCTGTTTTACCGATGATTTTCGCAAATACTTTTGCCTGGAACGGTGCTGCTACTACAATGCCGCCTACTTTGCCGTCACTATCAACCGCAAAACCGTATTTGGCGATGATTTTTGAAGGATCCAGTTCTTTGGCTCCGACTAATCCGCTTTCTTCACCCGCTGTAATGATGAACTGGATTGTGCCGTGTGCGCTGTCTTTTTCTTTTAAACGACGCGCCATTTCGAATAATGCTGCGATACCTGCTTTATCATCCGCACCTAGAATCGTTGTGCCGTCAGAATAAATATAGCCGTCTTCACGAATTTCCGGTTTAATGCCTTTGCCCGGTACGACTGTATCCATATGTACTGTAAAGTAGATTGGCTCGATAGACTCATCACCTTTTAATGTTGCGATAATATTGCCTGCACCGTGACCATTTCGTGTATGTGCATCATCCTGAAAAACATCAAAGCCCATTTCTTCTAATTTTTTTACTAAGATTGGTGCAATTACTTCTTCGTGTTTCGTTTCAGAATCAATTTGCACTAATTCCAGAAACTCTTCTACTACTCGGTTCATAATCGATAACTCCTTTAAATAACTAGTTTACGCTTTATTGTACGCCTCTATTTTTGAAAAAACAATGATTGATCATCGGCAGTTAAAATGCTTTGTTTTTCCTCTTGCAGCGCCTGTTCTTTTTCGGTTGTCATGCTCAGTTTTTGCTTCAAATCCCGAAGTGTATTCGCCACATCATCCTGTACACGCAAAAGCTGATCGATTGCAGTTGTAATTTTCGAATGAACCGACCAGTCGGTAAAAATATTATCGAAAAAGTAATCCGTAAACATGATAAAACCATCCGTATGAACTTCCAGTGTATTTTGGCGCATCTCTTTAATATCGAGCAGTTCGTTTTGGAATCGTTGAAGGGCCATCTGTGCTTCGTGCAAATAGCCGTTCGTCTCTTCCAGCTTGTCATGCTTTAATGCCGTTGCGATAAAGCCTCCGCCTAAAAATGTATCCCATGTCGAGTAGGATTTGGCATCCTGCAATTTCGAGCCGGCATCCGTCAGCTTATTGAATGCCTGTTTACCCGCATCAATCGCTTCATGGATTTCGGTTTTCAGCTGTTTGCATAAAAGCTCCTGTTCAATGATGCCCGTTAATTCCTTCGCTGCTGCAGGTGCATTTGCCATCAGCCACACTTGTTTTTCATTTTCTATTTTCTTCAGCTGCTCACGTATAGTTGAAACATCTATTGCGCTTAATCGCTGAACGAGTTTACCCCGGTCTTCCTGTAAATCCTTAAACGTCAGCTGCGCTTCGACCAGCTTCAGCTCTGAAACGGCAACCTGGTCCATATTCTGTTCGATCAGCTCATCCTTTTTCCCGGACCAGCCGCGAAATAGATTCACGAACGAAAACCCCTCGAGCTTATTCAATTGCTGGCGTGCCTTTTGCAGATTCTGTTCATGCTGCTCAATATCCTGCTCGGTATGCTGGATCTGCTGTTCAAGACTTTCGATTTTTTTGCTCAGTTTTTCCGCTTCCAAAAGTTGAATGTAATGCTGTTCTGATTGCTGCTGCAATTGCTGCCATCCCATATTCTTCACTCCTTTATAAATCCTTTATAGTTACCCGACATCTGTAATCGATTGCTAATCCAGTTCATCCTCATTGTCTTCAAACAAATTTTGCAGCATTTTATCACGGTGCTGCAAAAAATACGAGGTTACCTGATAATGTTCGGTTTCTTCATACTTTACCTGCTCGATGCCATGCTCATCAAATTGATAGATGACCGCCTCCGGGAATCCGAGTAAAATCGGCGAATGTGTTGCGATGATGAATTGCACATTTCCCTGCTTTACCAAATCATTCATCAATGTTAAAAACGCCAGCTGTCTTGTCGGGGATAATGCGGCTTCCGGCTCATCCAGCAAATAGATGGCCTGCCCTGTAAACCGGTGCTGGAACAGCGAGAAAAAAGATTCCCCGTGTGACTGATGATGAAGCGATTTTCCCCCGTATGCTTTGTAGCCGTTCTCATCGGTTTCATCCAAATGCGACGCAAACTGATAAAATGTCTCGGCACGCAGAAAAAAGCCGTTCGTTACTTTTGGCCACCACGAGAGCTTCACATAATCGCCAAGCGCGGATTCGGATTGATCCACTTCATATGCCTTATAGTTTTGTGTGCTGCCCCCTGCCGGATTGAAGCCGATCTGATCTGCAATGGCTTCGAGCAATGTCGATTTACCCGCCCCGTTTTCTCCGACGAAAAACGTGACCCTTGCGTCCACATCCAATTCATCCATATGGCGAATAAACGGAATCGAAAACGGGTATTCGCTATAGTCCGTTATTTCTTCTTTTTTAAGTTTGACTGATTTTAAAAACATCTGTTTTCTCCTTAAATCAATAAAAAAGTGGTGATTTCCATTCCGGGTCGGACGCTTTCCGCGGGCGTGAGGCCAACACGAAGTTGGTCACAAAAGCGTTGCTACAGGACGTGGCGTTCTTAGCTTTTGTTCCTAGTCTCAGGCGTCAGTGCTCCTGTCGCTTCGCTTTCGTCGCAAAATAAATTACGCTATTGCCGTTGGGGTTGCCTCCCCTCCATTCCAATCGCCTTTTTATTCATTCTTACTTCAAAGCGGTATCTATTCCTATTAACACAGCCATTATGATTCCGACGATAAATACACTTCTTCAAATGGCTGAATGATGACGAATCCTTCACCGGAAAAGGCCATTTGGATCGATTCATTGCTGCCGCGTCCAATGAGTGTGCGGAACGTAATATCCGTTACAAATTCCGGCTTCAAATTCCCGGACCATGCGACTGTCGCATTCGGGTCGGTATACACTGTTTCACCCGGCTTAACGATCAGTGTCAGCGGTTCAAAATGGGTTGTAATCGCCACTTTTCCTTTGCCGTCCAGCATGACGTTGAATAAGCCGCCTGCCATCATACCGGCCATTTTGCGCATAAGTCGTATATCCCAATTGATTGACGGTTCAAATGCAAGCAGGTCATTGCCGTTCACACACAGACTTTCGTTCTGCAAATCAAAAATGGTAATCTTTTTTCCTTGGTCAGCTAAATATAACCGGCCTTTCCCTTTAGCCTTCATCAATTGCGTACCTTCACCGGTCAATGCTTTCTTGAACATTTTCGACACGCCGTGCTCCAGCATGCGCTCACGCTCAAACTTGATCGAACCGACGTAGGCAATCATTGCGCCCATTTTCGACCATACTTCCCCGTTCAGATTTACTTCAAGTACACGATCGGTTTCCAATTCAAAATAATCATTTTCATTCTGGTCTTGCTGCGTCTTGTTGACAAAATCACGAATGGAATAGTTCCCCATCAGTAAAACCTCCCTTTTCATGTTCTACGGATTAGATACTGGATAAGTTTCGAATTTTCTGCATTTTGTAATTGTATTAAGGCACGATTGTTTTCAATCACTACCATCTGAATAATATTTGCATTACAATAAAAAAAAGAGGTGATCATGATGGAGTACCGACGTGAAATCGCTTTAGTGTACAGTGTTGAGGAAGCTATGACAAAGCTGAACATGATTAGAGGGCACGGTTTTTCCGAGCATGAAATCCATGTGTTTTCAAAAGATCTTCACCCGTTACAATCTCTGAAAATGTATACCGACATTCAAGTCCACCTTGCCGGCAACTGGCTCGACCAGCTCATCAGCTTTGTGACGCGTCAAAATGTTTATGAAGTGAGCTTGCGTATTTTGCATCTCACTCCGGAAGAAACCGCCCATTACGGGCATGGCATTGAACTTGGGGCAATCTTTCTGTTTGCCGAGCACGAGCACCCGTATGAAAAGGAACCGAATAAACAGCATGCAGCATTCAATCTTAATGCGGTGGAATAATTTTATAAAGAACTGCCGTCGATCATAATGAATTTTACGATTAATGCACCAACGACCAAACTGATAATGATCCCGTTCAAAATAAGCACAAATCCCTTTGGAAACGGTATTTTTAAAAGCGATGCAATGGTCCAGTGAATGAGACTGTAAACAAATAGCGCAATTAACGTTCCAAAAGCTTGAAAGGCAATGGTCAGCAGCCTGCCTGAATTTGAAATGTCTCCGGGTGGAGCATCAGCAGCGGTAAACAGCATCCCCATGATAAACAACATTGATAGGAAATAACAGCTGTAGCCGATCAGGCTGACCATCGCCGTATAGAGGATGCAGTTTACAATTTTAATTATTTTCATTGTGTTGCCGACCACCCTAAAAGTTTTCTGCAATGAAATGCGCATTCATTTCCACACTTCATTTAATTTATCACTATAAAAATTTATCGCATTTTTGTATTTCTGAATTTGAGGGTCAGATGAAGTAGTCGCTAAGTTTTTCAATAGAAGCTCCAGTGAACGCTCATGTTCATTCAAGTTAAACAGCGTCATGGCATAAAATACTTGAATGGCTAAATTGTGCGGAAACTTCTCCAGCCCTTCTTCAAGTGTATGTTTTGAACTTTCGTATTCTCCCAGTGTTCTGTATGTACTGCCGAGACCTAAATAAGCATTCGCTAAATCTTCTTCTTTCAAATTACCTTGAATCGCCTTTTCATAGTACGGTACAGCTTTGGACTCTTCTCCTAGCATATCATAGCTCCATGCACACTGATAATTTACATAGCCATCTTTCGGATGTTGTTCAACCAAACTCAATAATTGTTGGTTGGATTGTCGTAATTCCCCCTCACTCCTTAAATCAATTGCTCTTTGTAGTTGATTGATTTCCTTCATGCATTTATCCTCCTAGAATTTCTCTTTAAATAGCATAATGGCTTCTCGTAAATTTCACTATAATAAAAAAGGAGGATTTACAATTTAATGGTCAGTAATTTTTGATAATTTTTTTGTATTACAAACTGTTTTGTTTAAAATTATTATAGCCTGAACTAAAAAAACACCTCAAAAATGATTGGATTGTCAATCATTCAAGAGATGTTTCTTAGTGTATTTTAATTAAAAATTATAGCGGAATATTTCCGTGCTTTTTGTATGGACGGTCTTCCTGCTTTGTTGAAAGCATATCCAATGCCTGGATCAGCTTAATACGTGTTTCACGTGGATCGATAACATCGTCAACCATACCGCGTGATGCCGCTACATAAGGATTAGCGAATTTTTCTTTGTATTCTTCAATTTTCGCTGCACGTGTTGCTTCCGGATCAGCCGACTTCGCAATTTCACCTGCATGAATAATGTTTGCCGCACCAGCAGCACCCATTACAGCGATTTCAGCATTCGGCCAAGCAAATACTAAGTCCGCGCCAATTGCTTTCGAGTTCAATGCTACGTACGCACCACCGTATGCTTTACGTAAAATGACTGTAATTTTCGGTACAGTTGCTTCAGAGTAAGCATAAAGGATTTTCGCACCGTGACGGATAATCCCGCCGTGTTCCTGTTTAACACCCGGGAAGAAACCGGATACGTCCTCAAATGTAATGACAGGCACATTGAATGCGTCACAAGTACGCACGAAACGTGCTAATTTATCAGATGAATCGATATCCAATCCGCCAGCAAGGAACTTCGGCTGGTTACATACTAGACCAACTGATTCGCCCGCGATACGTGCAAAACCAAC belongs to Solibacillus sp. FSL W7-1436 and includes:
- a CDS encoding tetratricopeptide repeat protein, producing MKEINQLQRAIDLRSEGELRQSNQQLLSLVEQHPKDGYVNYQCAWSYDMLGEESKAVPYYEKAIQGNLKEEDLANAYLGLGSTYRTLGEYESSKHTLEEGLEKFPHNLAIQVFYAMTLFNLNEHERSLELLLKNLATTSSDPQIQKYKNAINFYSDKLNEVWK
- a CDS encoding AAA family ATPase; translation: MFLKSVKLKKEEITDYSEYPFSIPFIRHMDELDVDARVTFFVGENGAGKSTLLEAIADQIGFNPAGGSTQNYKAYEVDQSESALGDYVKLSWWPKVTNGFFLRAETFYQFASHLDETDENGYKAYGGKSLHHQSHGESFFSLFQHRFTGQAIYLLDEPEAALSPTRQLAFLTLMNDLVKQGNVQFIIATHSPILLGFPEAVIYQFDEHGIEQVKYEETEHYQVTSYFLQHRDKMLQNLFEDNEDELD
- a CDS encoding DUF1648 domain-containing protein translates to MSLTKRPKIKIPKTKSEWLMDLIGYIALAIMFAVLFVNWSELPKEIPAHFDGSGNVDRWGSKWELLILPGIGIAMHFFLMILEKFPETHNYPERFNESNAEVFYRNSRQTLNYMRNIINILFAYIVYRIMMIALEEATTIGWPFFVILAALFIVLIWKMVKIFKIR
- a CDS encoding DedA family protein: MLLDIIQFLREIDQVIFYYIKELGLYIYILLFAVVFTKTAFVILTFLPGDSTVFTSGTLAAIDKLDFLTLLIIFIVATTLADSSNYLIGKSIRKIPPKRNLFMRFLSEETTEKALKFLEDYDRIAITFSRFVPLMRTMTPFICGYSGFSYGTFLRYNFMGAVLWTVVWLGGGFLLGNIPWVEENLVLTLTIISIFVFSFTGYAYVKQFKKKKAVTAD
- a CDS encoding AIM24 family protein; its protein translation is MGNYSIRDFVNKTQQDQNENDYFELETDRVLEVNLNGEVWSKMGAMIAYVGSIKFERERMLEHGVSKMFKKALTGEGTQLMKAKGKGRLYLADQGKKITIFDLQNESLCVNGNDLLAFEPSINWDIRLMRKMAGMMAGGLFNVMLDGKGKVAITTHFEPLTLIVKPGETVYTDPNATVAWSGNLKPEFVTDITFRTLIGRGSNESIQMAFSGEGFVIIQPFEEVYLSSES
- a CDS encoding chemotaxis protein CheW, producing the protein MSIEKAVVFLCGTEEYAVPVGQVVSIEKLERVTPIPHLPNYLLGFARIRGELTPIIDFQTILYNRPTNTQTAKIIVLKTELINYGLVVADAKEIIDFEEGVLKQMGLVNYEKTKYFTAVANLEDRMISCIDPNILVHSLDGIREIIEYMHEMNQQENQTN
- a CDS encoding M20/M25/M40 family metallo-hydrolase, translating into MNRVVEEFLELVQIDSETKHEEVIAPILVKKLEEMGFDVFQDDAHTRNGHGAGNIIATLKGDESIEPIYFTVHMDTVVPGKGIKPEIREDGYIYSDGTTILGADDKAGIAALFEMARRLKEKDSAHGTIQFIITAGEESGLVGAKELDPSKIIAKYGFAVDSDGKVGGIVVAAPFQAKVFAKIIGKTAHAGVAPEKGISAITVAAKAVAQMKLGRLDEETTANIGRFEGGKATNIVCDEVSILAEARSIDETKLNAQTDHMKETFERVAQEMGARAEVEVKLMYPGFRATEEDQVVKVAKAAVEAIDRTPQLGISGGGSDANVIAGFGIPTVNLSVGYEEIHTTNERMPVEELEKLADLLEEIVVQTMK
- a CDS encoding general stress protein, which gives rise to MMEYRREIALVYSVEEAMTKLNMIRGHGFSEHEIHVFSKDLHPLQSLKMYTDIQVHLAGNWLDQLISFVTRQNVYEVSLRILHLTPEETAHYGHGIELGAIFLFAEHEHPYEKEPNKQHAAFNLNAVE